CcacacaaaaatcaaaacaacagagaaacgctataaatgtaatatatgtgaGAAAGCCTTCATTCATAATTCATCCCTTCGTAAACATCAGAAAAACCATACTGGAGAGaagttatttaaatgtaaagaatgtTTGAAAGCCTTCAGCCAAAGCTCAGCTCTTGTTCAACATCAaagaactcatactggagagaaaccttacatatgtaaagaatgtgggaaagctttcagccatAGTGCATCCCTTTGTAAACATATAAGAATTCATACTGTGGAGAAATCCTATAGATGTAAAGAATGTGGCAAATCCTTCAGTCGAAGGTCAGACCTTTTTATACATCAAAAGATTCATGCTCAAGAAAATTCCTATAGATATAAACCTGGTAGGAAGCCATATAGTTGTACATCCCTTCCTGGATGTCAGAGAATTCATCTTAGAAAGAAGTCCTATTTATGTAATGAATGTGGCAACACCTTTAAGTCTAGCTCATCCCTTCGTTATCATcaaagaattcacactggagagaaaccttttaAATGTAGTGAATGTGGGAGAGCCTTCAGTCAGAGTGCATCTCTTATGCAACATgaaagaattcatactggagaaaagCCCTATAGATGTAATGAATGTAGAAAAGGTTTCACTTCTATTTCACAACTTAATAGGCATCGAATAATACATACTGGTGAGAAATTGTATAATTGTAATGAATGTGGTAAAGCCTTAACTCTTATTATTCatgagagaattcatactggagagaaaccatgtAAATGTAAAgtgtgtggaaaagccttcagacAAAGTTCAGCTCTTATTCAACATCAAAGAATGCATACTGGAGAAAGACCCTATAAATGCAGTGAGTGTGGGAAAACATTCAGGTGTAATTCATCCCTTAGTaatcatcagagaattcatactggagagaaaccatatcaATGCCTGGAATGTGGGATATCTTTTGGCCAAAGTGCAGCTCTTATTCAGCATCAAagaattcatacaggagagaaaccctttaAATGTAATACTTGTGCGAAAACTTTTAGACAAAGTTCATCACTTAttgcacatcaaagaattcatacaggagagaaaccctatgaatgtaatgcATGTGGGAAACTCTTCAGCCAGAGATCATCCCTTACTAATCATTATAAGATTCATATTGAAGAAGACCACTTGAAAGTAGATTAGCATGTGAAAGCCTTAAACCAAAGCTTATCAGAGAATATGTGCTTGAAAATGATTTAATGTAACAAATATGGTACAACCTTTTCTAATTTAGTCCCCATCAGATATTAAATTccataaaacatatggaataaaaataaacacgttaaataaatttagattgggatgccagtgatcaatgaaagtgaggggtaggggtatgttatgtatgaattttttgtggttgagattttatttctttttgtgaattgatgcaaatgttctaggaaatgatcat
This genomic stretch from Tamandua tetradactyla isolate mTamTet1 chromosome 12, mTamTet1.pri, whole genome shotgun sequence harbors:
- the LOC143651850 gene encoding zinc finger protein 354B-like; the protein is MATEQGEARSQISITFKDVAVLFTRDEWAKLDPTQRNLYENVMLENYKNLISVGLPFAKPKIISLLQQGEEPWKVQKESPGGWKNNLQTTKSTQTQDTSFQGLMRKILKIDEPAGFKSDKPCIYEDRLKKQQDKNEGFQIISVTHKKVLTMERSHHNLEFGQNCTLKSVLVRQQRVSREKTPLKCEIQRNSLKENSNLLNHTKIKTTEKRYKCNICEKAFIHNSSLRKHQKNHTGEKLFKCKECLKAFSQSSALVQHQRTHTGEKPYICKECGKAFSHSASLCKHIRIHTVEKSYRCKECGKSFSRRSDLFIHQKIHAQENSYRYKPGRKPYSCTSLPGCQRIHLRKKSYLCNECGNTFKSSSSLRYHQRIHTGEKPFKCSECGRAFSQSASLMQHERIHTGEKPYRCNECRKGFTSISQLNRHRIIHTGEKLYNCNECGKALTLIIHERIHTGEKPCKCKVCGKAFRQSSALIQHQRMHTGERPYKCSECGKTFRCNSSLSNHQRIHTGEKPYQCLECGISFGQSAALIQHQRIHTGEKPFKCNTCAKTFRQSSSLIAHQRIHTGEKPYECNACGKLFSQRSSLTNHYKIHIEEDHLKVD